Part of the Pseudomonas abietaniphila genome is shown below.
GACCTGATTCTCGACCTTGCCCGTCAGCACCGCCGTACCTTGCTCGACCTTCACGCCAATATTGAAGGGGCTCAGGTGACGGTTGAGCGCGAACGCGGTCCAGATCGACCCTTCCTGACGCGCCTGGGACAGCTGCGTCTGCAAATCGCCCTGCGCGGCCTCGGCGACGAGAGGGGTCATTCCGAGCAGGCCGGCGGTGCCGACAGCCAGAGCGATTTTTTTCAGCGGGTGCATGGCAATCTCCAGACATTTTCAAAAAGTGTTACTGGAGAGACTTTTCATTTGCCCGGATGTTCTGTTTCGCGAATCACCGCGCCGCGAGCCAACGGCTTGAAGCGCTGTGTCCGCTGATGTTCGACGAACTGTGTGTTTTTTGAGTTTTTTAGCAGATCACTACCATGCGGCTCGTTTAATCAATCAGAATGAACCATGCAACTTGCCCGATTTTTCCGGGACTAACCAAGATCATTCATTTAGGAGCGTAGGAAAAATGGAAGCAGCCACTGAGAATCAGGGCCGTATTCTGCTTGTGGATGATGAATCCGCCATCCTTCGCACGTTCCGCTATTGCCTGGAAGATGAAGGCTACAGCGTCGCCACCGCCAATAGCGCGGCTCAGGCCGAGGCGCTGCTGCAACGCCAGGTGTTCGACGTATGCTTCCTGGACCTGCGTCTGGGGGAAGACAACGGGCTGGACGTACTGGCGCAGATGCGTGTTCAAGCGCCCTGGATGCGCGTGGTGATCGTGACCGCGCACTCGGCCGTAGACACCGCCGTCGATGCCATTCAGGCTGGGGCCGCTGACTACCTGGTCAAGCCCTGCAGCCCGGACCAGCTGCGCCTGGCAACCGCCAAGCAACTGGAGGTCCGTCAGCTGTCTGCACGGCTCGAAGCGCTTGAAGGCGAAGTGCGCAAACCCAAGGACGGCCTGGATTCCCACAGCCCGTCGATGATGGCGATTCTGGAAACGGCCCGTCAGGTCGCCAATACGGACGCCAACATTCTGATTCTGGGTGAGTCAGGGACCGGTAAGGGCGAGCTGGCGCGCGCGATCCACGGTTGGAGCAAGCGCAACAAAAAAGCCTGCGTCACCATCAACTGCCCGTCGCTGACAGCTGAGCTGATGGAAAGCGAGCTGTTCGGTCATAGCCGTGGCGCGTTCACGGGCGCCAGCGAAAGCACGCTGGGCCGAGTGAATCAGGCCGATGGCGGTACATTGTTCCTCGACGAAATCGGGGACTTCCCGCTGACGCTGCAACCCAAGCTGCTGCGCTTCATTCAAGACAAGGAATACGAGCGCGTCGGCGACCCGGTCACCCGCCGCGCAGACGTGCGCATCCTCGCCGCCACGAACCTGAATCTGGAAGACATGGTCCGTGACGGGCGTTTCCGTGAAGACCTGCTCTACCGTCTGAATGTCATTACTCTGCACCTGCCGCCGCTGCGTGAGCGTAGCGAAGACATCCTGACGCTGGCCGACCGCTTCCTGGCACGCTTCGTCAAAGAGTACAGCCGCCCGGCGCGTGGCTTCAGCGAAGAGGCACGCAGCGCGCTGCTCAACTACCGCTGGCCAGGGAACATCCGCGAGCTTCGCAACGTGATCGAACGGGCGAGCATTATCTGCCCGCAAGAGAAGGTCGAAATCACCCATCTGGGCATGGCCGAACAGCCGACCAACAATGCACCGCGCGTTGGCGCGGCATTGAGTCTGGACGAACTGGAAAAAGCCCATATCGGGGCGGTGCTGGCCACCAGTGACACCCTGGATCAGGCCGCACGTACGCTCGGCATCGATGCGTCGACGCTGTACCGCAAACGCAAGCAGTACAACTTGTAATGGGGCGTCGATGAAATTCGGGATGAAGTTGCGCACGCGCCTGTTCCTCAGCATTTCGGCGCTGATGACCGTCGCTCTGTTCGGGTTGTTGCTGGGACTGGTCAGCGTCATGCAGATGGCTCAATCCCAGGAGTCGCTGATTCGGCACAACTTCATCACGCTCGATATCGGTCTCAAGCTCAGGCAGAACCTGGGCGACCAACTGGTGATGCTGCTCAGGGATACGCCGGATCGAGCCGCGTTGGCACAGAATCAGGCGCAGTTCCAGGAACTGCTTGATCAGGGCATCGACCACGACCAGCAGACCTACACGAACAGCGGCTTCGAAAAAGCGCGTCTGGACTACGAGCAATTTCTGAACGCCCTTCAGCGTGCCGACGATCCGCCCAACGCGCTGGGTGATGACAAGAACGTGACCAGCGCTTTCAACACACTGCGCAACGGTCTGCTGGATGCGCATCGGCAGGCACTGGAAAACATCAGTCAGGCTGAAAGCGCGTCCCGCAGCCGCGCCTTGTGGGTCGCGGCGCTGCTTGGACTGGTGGGGCTCGCGGTGCTGGCGATCGGCTTTGTCACGGCGCATGGCATTGCACGCCGGTTTGGTGCGCCCATCGAGGCGCTGGCCAAGGCGGCTGACAATATTGGCCAGGGCAACTTCGAGGTGACATTACCCATCTCCTCCGCCGCGGAAATGAACCTGCTGACCCGGCGCTTCGGCATCATGGCCGAAGCCTTGCGTCAGCATCAGGTCACCAACGTCGACGAACTGCTGGCCGGCCAGCAGCGTTTGCAGGCGGTACTCGACAGCATCGACGATGGCTTGCTGATGATTGATCGTCAGGGTCGACTCGAGCACCTGAACCCCGTGGCTCAGCGTCAGCTCGGCTGGGAAGAGAGCAAGCTCGGTCAAGGACTAGGCGAAGCGCTGCAACGGCCCGAGCTGGATGAACAGCTGTATCTGGTGCTGCGCGGCGGGACGCTTGAGAGGGCGCCGGAAGACCTGTCCATCGAGATCGACGGCGAAAACCGAATCCTGACGTACAGCCTGACCCCCGTCAGCCACACCAAAGGCCATGTGCTGGGGGCCGTGATGGTGTTACACGACGTCACCGAGCAGCGAGCGTTCGAGCGCGTGCGCAGTGAGTTCGTCCTGCGCGCGTCTCACGAGTTGCGCACACCCGTCACCGGCATGCACATGGCCTTCGGGTTGTTGCAGGAACGGGTGCACTTCCCGCCTGAGTCCCGTGAAACAGACCTGCTCAAGACGGTTAACGAAGAAATGCAGCGCTTGATGCAACTGATCAACGACCTGCTGAACTTCTCTCGCTACCAGAACGGCCTGCAGAAGCTCACCCTCGCACCTTGCGACGTCAGCGAGCTGCTGACTGACGCGCGTGAGCGATTTGCCGAAGCGGCACGCGAACAGGACGTGATGGTGCTGCTGGAAATGCAGGAACCCTTACCCCGGCTGCAAGCCGACAAGGCTCATCTTGAGCGCGTCCTGGACAACCTGCTGGATAACGCGCTGCGACATACGCCTCAATCCGGTCTCATCCGCCTGCAAGCGCGGCGTCACGGCGAACGCCTGATCATCAGCGTCGAAGACAACGGTGAGGGGATTGCCTATGAGCAGCAGGCTCGAATTTTCGAGCCCTTCGTTCAAGTCGGACGCAAGAAAGGCGGGGCAGGCCTCGGACTGGCACTGTGCAAGGAGATCGTGCAGTTGCACGGGGGCCGCATGGGTGTGTATTCACGACCGGGGCAGGGCACGCAGTTCTACATGGCGTTGCCTCTGTAGGCGTCTACCAGCTCGTTCCCATAAAGAACCCGGCCTGGCGCGCACCTGATCCATCACGCCACATCATCAGCGCGTCGCCCTGCGCTGCGCCGTCCACCCGTCACCAGCTCGGTGAACTTGCTCGCGCTCAGGGGCCGTGCGAACAGCCAGCCCTGGCCATAAATCACACCTTCACTTTTGAGCAGCAGGGCCTGCGACTCGAACTCAATCCCTTCAGCAATCACCCTCAATTGCAGCGCATGCGCCATGCGGATGATATGCGGGGCAACACCGCTGCTGGCTGCGTCATGACCCAGCGCATCAATGAACGCTTTGTCGATCTTCAGGCAGTCCACTGGCAAGGTCTGCAAGTAGGCGAGGCTGCAATAACCGGTGCCGAAGTCGTCGATCAACACCTGATGCCCACGATCACGCAGCGCCTGCAGGTGATTGCGCGCCACCACCACATCGACCAGCCCCCGTTCGGTCACCTCAAAGGCAATCTGCCGGGGCGCAACCCGATGCAGCGCAAGCAGCTTGGCCGTCACTCGACCAATGCGTGGCGCCATTACGTCGCACGCCGCGAGGTTGACCGACACGTACAGATGCGGATTCGCCCGCAATAGGTGGCCGAGCTGTTCCAGTAACTGCTGCAGCACAAAGTCGGTGATCTGCCGGATTTGCCCGGTGTTCTCGGCCAGCGGAATGAAGAGGTCAGGGCTGGTCAGCGTGCCGTCAGGTCGTCGCCAGCGCACCAAGGCCTCAGCGCCCACGCACAGCCGGGTGTTGAGGTCGAAAATGGGTTGATACAAGACCTTCAGCTCACCCCGACGCAGCGCACCGTGCAACTCGCCCCCCAACGACTGCCGCTGCCGGACCAGTTGCAGCACCAGAATCCCGATGCACAACGACACCAGCACGCTCGCGGGCACCAATAGCCACCAGGCGCCAGTGATCTTTTGCTGCAAACCGTTACGCGGGGTAATCAGCACCAGCTGGTATTCCGGGCTCTGAGTCGGCATCCGGTAAACCAGTTTGTCCTGGGTGGTGATCAGCGCTTCAGAAGACGTCGGGGTCCAGTCGGAGGTGGGCGGCCAAGTCTGCGCCGGCCCTAACACAGGCACGGCCTTGGTGCCTTGGTCCAGCACCACGACCAGGCTGCCACCGGGAGGCAAATCCACCACGTCGGTCAGGTGCCCGCGAGAGGTCGATACACGAAAATCCCCACGGCCCAGCATCAGCGACGCGAGGTTGTCATCGGGTTGGGTGGAGGTGTTGAGCCAATAGTCGTACGTCGGCCCGCGGATGTCGGGCGCACGCGGCTTGCCGATCATGCTTTGTCGCGTCCAGCTGGAGCAGAACTGCGTGTCGTCTACGTAAGCCACTTCATAGATGAAGCGATACCGCGAGTTGACCTGCCGCAATTGCTCGATCATCGCCGGGCCACAACCGCGTAGCGGCTGTGCTTCGAGCTGGTCCAGACCTGCACGTAATTGCCCGAACAACTGCTCAAGACGCACCAGAAAACGTTCGCCCTGAGCGTTCATCTGCGCGCTTTCTTCCTGCCGCGCCTGATGCATCGCCAGGCCGAAACTGGCCGCCAGCAGCACGACAGCACTCAACAACGCTGCCAGCAGTGCCAGGAGTGAAGGGCGATAAAGAACTGAGCGCAGCTGCGGTGAAGCCGTGAACATCGGCCGGTTTTCCAGATGAATACCAATGAGGTATAGCAACAAGCGCGGAAATAGCCCGCCAAAAACCGACGGTACGGGTAATTTAGTGCCTGAGGTTGAGCACCTGAAGAATAGCTGCACTTTGAAGATCAGGCTCACCGTCGAATTTCTGCGGGCGATAGTGCATCTGAAAAGCCGCCAATACATGGCGACTCGCAATGTCCCATTCCCCGGTTTGCGGCGTCGCATAGCCCAGGAGCGCGAGTTGCTGCTGGAACCATGTCGCGCTGGGCACCACGCCCATCATCTGCGACTGACGCTGCGCAACCTGCTGCTCATCAGGCCAGATGCCGAGGCCTTCCTGCGCGAGCCGCTTCCAGGGGAACAGCGGTCCTGGGTCCAGTTTGCGCATCGGTGCGATGTCGCTGTGTCCAATGACATGCCGAGGTTCGATCTTGTTACGTTTGACGATGTCTTTGAGCAGCACGATCAATGACTGGATCTGCGCTTCGCTGTACGGATACCAAAGCCGGCCCGTCGGCGTGTCGCGGTAACCCGGATTGACGATTTCGATGCCGATGCTGCTGGAGTTCAGCCAGGTTCGGCCGTCCCATTCACTTTCACCTGCGTGCCATGCACGCTGGCTTTCATCGACGAGTTTGTAGACCGTGGCCGGGCCATCGCCGATCAGGTAGTGGGCGCTGACCTCACCATGGGTCAGCAAGGCGAGCGAGCGATCAAGGGATGCCGAGGTGTAGTGCACCACGACAAACTGCGTGCGGCTGTCGAAATTGGCGGAGGGATGGCTGGTGTCGAACTTCGGACCGCTGGCGCAAGCGGTCAGCAACAACAGCAGGCAAAACGCTGAAAAAAACTTCATAAAAGGCAGAACACATAGACAAGTAATGCAACAGTGTAACGTAATGCCAGCGCAGCGCTCAAAAATGGCTGCTGCCGCACCTCACTTCCTGCTGCCAGACCTTCAGCCTTGCTCTATGCGATTACGCCCTTCGGCTTTGGCTCGGTATAACGCCTGATCCGCGCGTTTGAGCACCAGATCGCTGCGCTCACCCGGCTTGAACGTCGTGATGCCCATGGACACTGTGATCGTCACCGGCTCGCCTTTGAAGTGAAAAGGACAGGCCTCGATGGTCACACGTAATCGTTCGAGCAGCGCCAGGCCCTCGGCCATTTGAGTATGAGGGAGCAGGAACACAAACTCCTCACCGCCGAAACGAGCAATGAAGTCCGACGGCCTCACGCGCTTTTGCAGCTGCGTGGCAATGATCTTCAGGACTTTGTCGCCGGCCAAATGACCGTAGCCGTCGTTGATACGCTTGAAATGGTCCAGGTCGAGAATTCCCAACAGCAAACTGGAGCGGTGCTTCTGCAACTGGTCGACTTCACGATCAAGCCGTTCGTTCCAGGCAGCACGGTTAGGCAGGCCGGTGAGGGTGTCGATCAGGGCCTTCTGTCGCTGCTCTTCCAGGTGCGCGCGGAACCCCTGCGCCTCTTGCTCCATCGTTGCCACACGGCTGGCCAACGATTGCAGACGCGTGGCAACCTCCTGCTCCCGTTGATCGCGTTGCTTCTGATGCTCGTCCATCGTGCCGAGCAAGCCCTCAAGACGGCTTTCCAACACGTTCTTCAGACTGTCGAGATCGGCCGCTTCCTGCACGCTGCTTTGCAGACCGCCGACATGCTCTCGTAATTGATCGTTCAGCTCCCGCGAAGCGGACTGCTGCCCTGCGTGGTCCTCGCTGGCGGCCTGCAAGTTGCTCTGGAACGACTCCAGTCGTTCGTTGAGCTGTTTGAGGTAAAGCTCGAACTCATGCTGACCGCTGTCAGTGATCGCCAGCATCAAGACGGCAAGATCGTCGAGGATCGGCAGCAACTCGTACCAGTTCAATCCATGCTCGAGCCGGGCACGCATGGCCTCGGCTTGTGGGCGGTGATGCTCGGGCAACGTCAGATCGTTGAGCAGGCCCAGCAGAGTTTCCTCGATGTGCGCAGCGACCGAGCTGTAACTCGGCTCGGGCGAAGAGGGCAGCGCATAAGGCCCATCTTCTTCGGCATCGCCCTCGGCGGCGGGCTCGTCGTCGCTGTCCGTCTCTTCGTCAGTCTGCGCTGCGGCCTCCTGATCATCGCTGGACTCCGATTCCGCCTGCGCGATCGCGTGCTCTTCCCCGTCCGGAGTTGGCTCGTCGCTCACCTCAGCAGCGTCTGACTCGGCAGGCGCGACATCGGGCGCAGCTTCTGCTGGCGCTGACTCGGCGCTCGGTTCGACGGGCGTTGCTTCGGCTTCGATCTCCAGGGGTTCAAGCGCTGGCGTCGCGACAGACGCCGATTCAGCGGCTGGCGTAGCAGACTCTCGCGGCTCGGGCTCGAGTTCCGCCTCGACCGTAGGCACCGCGACCTCGGGCACCGCCGGCGTATCGGCAACGGCTGCGACGGGCGCCTCTGTCATTGCGGGAGCTATCGCCACAGGAGCAGGCTTTTCAGTCATCACCCCCGCGTCTGATTGCGCCGGAGCCTCGTTAGTCCACTGTGCGGCCTGAGACGTGCCGCGCTCGGGAGCAGTTTCCTCATCCTCAGGATCAGGCTGGTGAACACTCGTTGGCGCAGGCTTCGGTGCTTCGACGGGACTGTGGGCAGACGCAGTCGCCTCTCCCTCTTCGTGCGAATCCCGACCACCAAACAGACGCTGGAGAAACCCGGGGCGAGCCGCTTCTTCCGGGTGCTCAAGCTGAGCCAGGGCCTGACTTTGCAGCCCGCTCAATTCGCTGAGCAGCAGCGGCAGCTCGCGGGCCTGATTGACGCGGTCTTCAAGATTCTTGGCGAAGCGCTTGAGCGGTTTGGCGACTTCTCGGGGCAACGGCAGCGATTGCAGCTGTGCGACCAGCGAGGTCAACGCCGTTCCCATTTGCTCGACACGCTTTTCGCGACGCTGCTCGGAGTCCAACACGGCTTTTTCAAGGCGAGGAATCAAGGCCGCCAGACCGGCGTCCATGTCGTCCTTGCGAACGATCTCGCGCATCTCCTTCATGCACTGATCGACCGCCTTATCAGCGCCCTCGGCCGCCAGGCTGCTGCGCACAAGGCCGCGCCGGAGCAGGTCGAGACGAGCGTTCCAACGCTTTTCCAGCTTGTCTTGCTGCTCGATGCTCTTGAGGTACTTTTCTTTCCAGCGTTGGGCTTCGTCGCTCATTCCGAGGGTCCGCGAGGAGATGAGCTTGTTATCGGCAGAGAGTCCCCAATTAATGAGGCCGGCAAGCGAATCTCCACCGCGACGGGCAGATGATCGGAAATGGGCGCAGCCAGGACCTGCACTTTTTCAAGCGTCAGGGTCGGACTGAGGAGGATGTGGTCCAGGCAGCGCTGCGGGCGCCAGCTGGGAAACGTTGCTTCGATCTGTGGCGCAAGCAAGCCAAGATCCCGCAAGGGAGAGGTTTCCAGCAAATCGGCGGCGTGGGTGTTCATGTCACCCATCAGGACCTGATGCTTGTAGCCGCCGATCAGCTCACGGATGTAAGCGAGCTGCCGTGTACGGGTACGCGCACCCAGCGCCAGGTGCATGACCACCACGACCAGCGCGTCTTCGCCTTCACCGAAACGAACCAGAATGGCGCCACGCCCGGCAGGGCCCGGTAGAGGATGGTCTTCGATATCCCACGGACGCAATCGGCTCAGCACGCCGTTACTGTGCTGGGCAAAACGTCCGAGGTTACGATTGAGTTGCTGATGCCAGTACGGAAAGGAACCGAGCTGGGCGAGGTGTTCGACCTGATTGACGTAGCCTGAACGCATGCTGCCGCCATCGGCTTCCTGCAACGCGACCAGATCGTAGTCGTTCAGCAGGTTGCCGATTTTCTGCAGATTCCCGGCCCGACCGTTGTGGGGCAGCAAGTGCTGCCAGCCACGGGTCAGGTAATGCCGGTAACGCTCGGTACTGATGCCCACCTGAATGTTGAAGCTGAGCAACCGGAGCCGGCCATCGGCTGGCAATCCGGATTCCTGCACATGTCGCTCGTTGACCTTGGGGGTGTGCCGGGCAACAGTGCGTTCAGTACCCCAGCGCGTCATGGCCGGCGCTTACTTGGCGGTGAGCGTTGCGCGCTCTTTGGCGATCAACTGATCGGCCACTTGCAGCGCTTGTTCAGGACCACCGGCAGTGCCCAGATCGAAGCGGTACTTACCGTTGACGATCATGGTCGGGACGCCCGTGATTTCATACTTCTTGGCCAGTTCTTTGTACTGGGCGATCTTGCCCTTGACGGCGAACGAGTTGAAGGTTTCCAGGAATTTGGTCTTGTCGACGCCTTGGGTGGCAACGAACTCGGCCATGTCGTTCGGGTCGGTCAGGCGCTTGCCGCCTTTCTGGATGGCATCGAACACGGCGGTGTGGACCTTCTTCTCTACACCCATGGTGTCCAGGGTAATGAACAGCTGGCCATGGGCATCCCATGGGCCGCCGAACATGGCAGGAACACGGATGAAGTGAACGTCGGCCGGGAGTTTTTCAATCCATGGATTGATCACGGGTTCGAACGCGTAGCAGTGAGGGCAGCCATACCAGAACATTTCGACGACTTCGATCTTGCCTGGCTCGGAAACCGGGACGGCGCTGCTCAGCTCGACATATTGCTTGCCGGCTTCGATTGGCTCTGCAGCTTGAGCGGTCAGACCGAACAGGCTGGTGAACACCAGAGCGGCGCTGAGAATCAGATTACGCATGCTTAACTCCTGGGCATGAAAAGTCACCTCGACAGCGGCTGTTGGACCGGGCGGGGTGATGTGAGTTCGCAAGTGTAACGCCTGCGCGCATAAAAAAGGGCAGCCGTTCGCTACCCTTTTTGGCCCGTCCGCACATGAAACATGTGCAAACATTTCCGGTCGTCGATCCGCCTGCGACGGGGCGTGCAGCCTTAATCGAGGCTTAATGCAGTCCCTGTATGTAGGCCGACAATGCGTCGATATCCTTGTTGCTCAGCTTCGAGGCGATGGTGCGCATGACCATCGTGTCACCGTCGTTGGTGCGCTCGCCTTCGCGGAACGCCGTCAGTTGCTTCTTCACGTAGTCGGCATGCTGTCCACCCAGGTGTGGAAAGCCGGCAGCAGCATTACCCGCGCCGTTGGGCGAGTGACATCCCGTGCAGGCCGGCATGCCTTGATCCAGCTTGCCGCCACGGAACAAGGCTTCGCCTCGTGCTACCAGATTTGGATCGGCTGCACCGACGCTGCCTTTCTGGCTGGCGAAGTACGCGGCGATGTCGGCCAGGTCCTGCTCATTGAGGTTGTTGAGCAGACCTGTCATTTCCAGCACGACACGCTTGCCGTCCTTGATTTCGTGCAATTGCTTGAGCAGATAGCGCGGACCTTGTCCGGCGAGTTTAGGGAAGTTGGGGGCCATGCTGTTACCATCCGGGCCATGGCACGCGCCACAGACTGCGGTTTTGGCCTGGCCGGCGGCAGGATCGCCCACGACCGCATCAGCGGCCTGGGTGGTGCTTGAGATGCCCAAGATCAACAGCAGACTCACCAGTAGTTTGTTCATCGGCTAATCCAGTACATTTTATTGTTGGAGTAAGGTTAGTCCGACTTGCGCGAACTTCATCCTGCTGACGCACAAAGCACACACAAAATCTGCGGCATTATATACTTGCGCCCATCAAACGGAAACGACACCCCGTTGCTGCACGATTGCCGCAACGCCCTCACCGGATATCCCATGCAACTCAAGAACCCGATCCTCGGTTTGTGCCAACAAGCCAAGTTCATGCTCAGCGCCGCCAAAGTCGACCAATGCCCGGACGACGAAGGTTTTGAAGTGGCCTTTGCCGGCCGCTCCAACGCCGGTAAATCCAGCGCGCTGAACACCCTGACCCACGCCAGCCTGGCGCGCACCTCGAAAACGCCGGGTCGCACGCAGCTGCTGAACTTCTTCAGTCTGGACGATGATCGGCGTCTGGTCGACCTGCCCGGTTACGGTTATGCAAAAGTACCGATTCCGCTCAAGCAACACTGGCAGCGTCACCTTGAGGCTTACCTGGGCAGCCGCGAGAGTTTGAAGGGTCTTATCCTGATGATGGACATCCGTCACCCGATGACCGACTTCGACCTGCTGATGCTCGACTGGGCCATCGCCAGCGGCATGCCCATGCACATCCTGCTGACCAAAGCAGACAAGCTGACCTTCGGCGCGGCCAAAAACACGCTGCTCAAGGTGCAGTCGGAAATTCGCAAGGGTTGGGGCGACGCGGTCACCATCCAGCTGTTCTCGGCGCCCAAGCGCATGGGCCTGGAAGAGGCGTACACCGTGCTGGCCGACTGGATGGAACTGGAAGACAAGGCGCCTGCAGCGTAAATCGCAGGCAAAAAAAACCCCGGACTTCATATGGGGAGGGGAAGTTCGGGGTCTAAGTCCAGACCACTAGGGAGAGGTCCGGATATCTGCCAACACTTAACACAACATAGGAGCATGAGTGGCTACGTCAACCACTCGCCATCTCTGACCGGGTTTTGTCCGCTGAAGTTCAAAATCTGCGGAAATTTAATGTTGGCTGTAGCAGTGGCTCGCCTTGCGCGGCCCTTTCCAGAGCGGTCAAACCGGCCAATCTGTGGGAGCAAGCTTGCTCCCACAGTTGCGTCATCCGATCAAATATTGATCAATGCGCCTCGTCCCAGTTACTGCCCACACCCACTTCCACCAGCAACGGCACGTCCAGATCCGCCGCGCCACTCATGTGGACGCGGATGTCCTTGCTGATCTGCTCGACCAGATCCTCGCGCACTTCAAGCACCAGTTCGTCGTGAACCTGCAGAATCACGCGAGCATCAAGACCTGATGTATCCAGCCAGCCATTCACCGCGACCATTGCACGCTTGATGATATCGGCGGCCGTGCCCTGCATCGGCGCGTTGATCGCCATGCGTTCAGCCCCTTTGCGCAGCGCCTGGTTCTTCGCGTTGATGTCCGGCAGATAAAGACGACGCCCGAAAATCGTTTCAACGAAACCCTGCTCGGCCGCCTGCGTGCGGGTGCGCTCCATGTATTCGAGCACGCCGGGATACCGCGCGAAGTAACGGTCCACATACGCTTGCGACTGTTTGCGGTCGACGCCGATCTGCTTGGCCAGGCCAAACGCGCTCATGCCGTAAATCAGACCGAAGTTGATCGCCTTGGCGCTGCGACGCATGTCGTTCGTGACCTCTGGCAATTCGACGCCAAATACCTCCGCCGCCGTTGCCCGGTGAACGTCCAGGTCGTTACGGAAGGCATGGAGCAGCCCTTCGTCCTTGGCCAGATGCGCCATGATCCGCAATTCGATCTGCGAATAGTCCGCCGCCAGCAGCTTGTAGCCTTGCGGCGCGACGAACGCCTGACGAATCCGGCGGCCTTCGGCAGTACGGATCGGAATGTTCTGCAG
Proteins encoded:
- a CDS encoding N-acetylmuramoyl-L-alanine amidase, with protein sequence MKFFSAFCLLLLLTACASGPKFDTSHPSANFDSRTQFVVVHYTSASLDRSLALLTHGEVSAHYLIGDGPATVYKLVDESQRAWHAGESEWDGRTWLNSSSIGIEIVNPGYRDTPTGRLWYPYSEAQIQSLIVLLKDIVKRNKIEPRHVIGHSDIAPMRKLDPGPLFPWKRLAQEGLGIWPDEQQVAQRQSQMMGVVPSATWFQQQLALLGYATPQTGEWDIASRHVLAAFQMHYRPQKFDGEPDLQSAAILQVLNLRH
- a CDS encoding EAL domain-containing protein, with translation MFTASPQLRSVLYRPSLLALLAALLSAVVLLAASFGLAMHQARQEESAQMNAQGERFLVRLEQLFGQLRAGLDQLEAQPLRGCGPAMIEQLRQVNSRYRFIYEVAYVDDTQFCSSWTRQSMIGKPRAPDIRGPTYDYWLNTSTQPDDNLASLMLGRGDFRVSTSRGHLTDVVDLPPGGSLVVVLDQGTKAVPVLGPAQTWPPTSDWTPTSSEALITTQDKLVYRMPTQSPEYQLVLITPRNGLQQKITGAWWLLVPASVLVSLCIGILVLQLVRQRQSLGGELHGALRRGELKVLYQPIFDLNTRLCVGAEALVRWRRPDGTLTSPDLFIPLAENTGQIRQITDFVLQQLLEQLGHLLRANPHLYVSVNLAACDVMAPRIGRVTAKLLALHRVAPRQIAFEVTERGLVDVVVARNHLQALRDRGHQVLIDDFGTGYCSLAYLQTLPVDCLKIDKAFIDALGHDAASSGVAPHIIRMAHALQLRVIAEGIEFESQALLLKSEGVIYGQGWLFARPLSASKFTELVTGGRRSAGRRADDVA
- a CDS encoding GGDEF domain-containing protein — protein: MSDEAQRWKEKYLKSIEQQDKLEKRWNARLDLLRRGLVRSSLAAEGADKAVDQCMKEMREIVRKDDMDAGLAALIPRLEKAVLDSEQRREKRVEQMGTALTSLVAQLQSLPLPREVAKPLKRFAKNLEDRVNQARELPLLLSELSGLQSQALAQLEHPEEAARPGFLQRLFGGRDSHEEGEATASAHSPVEAPKPAPTSVHQPDPEDEETAPERGTSQAAQWTNEAPAQSDAGVMTEKPAPVAIAPAMTEAPVAAVADTPAVPEVAVPTVEAELEPEPRESATPAAESASVATPALEPLEIEAEATPVEPSAESAPAEAAPDVAPAESDAAEVSDEPTPDGEEHAIAQAESESSDDQEAAAQTDEETDSDDEPAAEGDAEEDGPYALPSSPEPSYSSVAAHIEETLLGLLNDLTLPEHHRPQAEAMRARLEHGLNWYELLPILDDLAVLMLAITDSGQHEFELYLKQLNERLESFQSNLQAASEDHAGQQSASRELNDQLREHVGGLQSSVQEAADLDSLKNVLESRLEGLLGTMDEHQKQRDQREQEVATRLQSLASRVATMEQEAQGFRAHLEEQRQKALIDTLTGLPNRAAWNERLDREVDQLQKHRSSLLLGILDLDHFKRINDGYGHLAGDKVLKIIATQLQKRVRPSDFIARFGGEEFVFLLPHTQMAEGLALLERLRVTIEACPFHFKGEPVTITVSMGITTFKPGERSDLVLKRADQALYRAKAEGRNRIEQG
- the algB gene encoding sigma-54-dependent response regulator transcription factor AlgB, which codes for MEAATENQGRILLVDDESAILRTFRYCLEDEGYSVATANSAAQAEALLQRQVFDVCFLDLRLGEDNGLDVLAQMRVQAPWMRVVIVTAHSAVDTAVDAIQAGAADYLVKPCSPDQLRLATAKQLEVRQLSARLEALEGEVRKPKDGLDSHSPSMMAILETARQVANTDANILILGESGTGKGELARAIHGWSKRNKKACVTINCPSLTAELMESELFGHSRGAFTGASESTLGRVNQADGGTLFLDEIGDFPLTLQPKLLRFIQDKEYERVGDPVTRRADVRILAATNLNLEDMVRDGRFREDLLYRLNVITLHLPPLRERSEDILTLADRFLARFVKEYSRPARGFSEEARSALLNYRWPGNIRELRNVIERASIICPQEKVEITHLGMAEQPTNNAPRVGAALSLDELEKAHIGAVLATSDTLDQAARTLGIDASTLYRKRKQYNL
- a CDS encoding KinB sensor domain-containing domain; translation: MKFGMKLRTRLFLSISALMTVALFGLLLGLVSVMQMAQSQESLIRHNFITLDIGLKLRQNLGDQLVMLLRDTPDRAALAQNQAQFQELLDQGIDHDQQTYTNSGFEKARLDYEQFLNALQRADDPPNALGDDKNVTSAFNTLRNGLLDAHRQALENISQAESASRSRALWVAALLGLVGLAVLAIGFVTAHGIARRFGAPIEALAKAADNIGQGNFEVTLPISSAAEMNLLTRRFGIMAEALRQHQVTNVDELLAGQQRLQAVLDSIDDGLLMIDRQGRLEHLNPVAQRQLGWEESKLGQGLGEALQRPELDEQLYLVLRGGTLERAPEDLSIEIDGENRILTYSLTPVSHTKGHVLGAVMVLHDVTEQRAFERVRSEFVLRASHELRTPVTGMHMAFGLLQERVHFPPESRETDLLKTVNEEMQRLMQLINDLLNFSRYQNGLQKLTLAPCDVSELLTDARERFAEAAREQDVMVLLEMQEPLPRLQADKAHLERVLDNLLDNALRHTPQSGLIRLQARRHGERLIISVEDNGEGIAYEQQARIFEPFVQVGRKKGGAGLGLALCKEIVQLHGGRMGVYSRPGQGTQFYMALPL
- a CDS encoding endonuclease/exonuclease/phosphatase family protein, with product MTRWGTERTVARHTPKVNERHVQESGLPADGRLRLLSFNIQVGISTERYRHYLTRGWQHLLPHNGRAGNLQKIGNLLNDYDLVALQEADGGSMRSGYVNQVEHLAQLGSFPYWHQQLNRNLGRFAQHSNGVLSRLRPWDIEDHPLPGPAGRGAILVRFGEGEDALVVVVMHLALGARTRTRQLAYIRELIGGYKHQVLMGDMNTHAADLLETSPLRDLGLLAPQIEATFPSWRPQRCLDHILLSPTLTLEKVQVLAAPISDHLPVAVEIRLPASLIGDSLPITSSSPRGPSE